A genomic region of Nitrospira lenta contains the following coding sequences:
- a CDS encoding response regulator: protein MTAAKPILLAEDNPRDAELALAAMEEEHISDKVVLCHDGAEVLDYLYCRGQFKSRLKGNPAVVFLDLKMPKVNGLEVLRTIKSDLSLRPIPVVMLTSSREEKDLAESYALGANAYVVKPVEFHQFLTAVRELGTFWGVINEPPPEGSASTN from the coding sequence ATGACGGCTGCAAAACCCATCTTATTGGCCGAAGATAACCCCCGGGATGCGGAACTCGCACTCGCGGCCATGGAAGAAGAGCATATCTCCGATAAGGTCGTCCTCTGTCACGACGGCGCCGAGGTCTTGGACTATCTCTATTGCCGCGGACAATTCAAGTCGCGCCTCAAAGGCAATCCGGCCGTGGTCTTTCTTGACCTCAAAATGCCCAAGGTCAACGGACTCGAAGTCCTCCGCACGATCAAGTCGGACCTCAGCCTGCGTCCGATTCCCGTCGTCATGTTGACCTCCTCGAGGGAAGAAAAAGACCTCGCAGAAAGCTACGCCTTGGGCGCCAATGCCTATGTCGTAAAGCCCGTCGAATTTCACCAGTTTCTCACGGCCGTGAGAGAACTGGGCACATTCTGGGGCGTGATCAATGAGCCACCCCCCGAAGGGTCAGCATCCACGAACTAA
- a CDS encoding complex I subunit 4 family protein translates to MGDYALLYILFAPFFGAFALIFISNRQALLVRGIAAGSAFISLIASLYLFYAYDPVRGGFQFIQRFDWSHQLGISLYLGVDGIGTPLVLASSILLFAGIFVSWHIKDRAKEFYIWILILAAATIGVFMSLDLFFLFFFYEMSVIPMYLLLGMWGSHTKKYLEMTDPEGVKQRDSVGFIFNFGSNSKEYAAMKLVLFLSAFAVAALMGILLIYKYSGLNTFDILVLREHANLMNIPVLGTTLDKIIWVLIFFGFASIAPLWPLHSWSPVGHAAAPAATSMLHAGVLMKLGHFSIIRVAFEILPETTRELMPMAAVLCMFSIVYGGFVAYYAKDTKYVIGYSSSSHMGYVFLGMAALDYISLSGAVIYMFAHAMATGMLFSMAGWVYDQTHTRDIPSLGGLSNKMPFISACFVVGCMASIGMPGTINFIAEVMIIVGSWNKYPLQVIVAVLGIVLTMAYLFKMMRSLFYGPMDQKYSHSHDAVAFVDRLPLLIMISVSVGFGLFPMHLYNVVRSGVDPLIARITHVVPVAELQAPETSATSLPEQLAARGAQLPDSRVAQ, encoded by the coding sequence ATGGGTGATTACGCCTTACTCTACATTCTCTTCGCGCCGTTCTTCGGCGCCTTCGCGTTGATCTTCATCTCCAACCGCCAGGCGCTGCTCGTGCGCGGGATTGCCGCCGGATCAGCCTTTATTTCACTCATTGCGTCTCTGTACCTCTTCTATGCGTACGATCCGGTCAGAGGTGGATTCCAATTCATCCAACGATTTGATTGGTCACATCAACTGGGCATCTCGCTGTACCTTGGCGTCGACGGCATCGGCACACCCCTGGTCCTGGCCTCGTCGATCTTGTTGTTCGCGGGTATCTTCGTCTCCTGGCACATCAAAGATCGCGCCAAAGAGTTTTACATCTGGATTCTGATCCTCGCGGCAGCCACCATCGGCGTCTTTATGTCGCTGGACCTCTTCTTTCTCTTCTTCTTCTACGAAATGTCGGTCATTCCGATGTACCTCCTGCTCGGGATGTGGGGCAGCCATACCAAGAAGTATTTGGAAATGACCGATCCGGAAGGCGTCAAACAACGCGACTCCGTCGGCTTCATCTTCAATTTCGGCTCGAACAGCAAAGAGTATGCGGCCATGAAGCTGGTGCTGTTCCTCTCCGCTTTTGCCGTCGCCGCCCTCATGGGCATTCTCCTGATCTACAAATATTCAGGCTTGAACACGTTTGACATTCTCGTGCTTCGCGAACATGCCAATCTCATGAACATTCCCGTGCTGGGCACGACACTGGACAAAATCATCTGGGTCCTCATTTTCTTCGGATTCGCTTCTATCGCGCCCCTTTGGCCGCTGCATTCCTGGTCGCCCGTGGGACACGCCGCCGCGCCCGCTGCCACCAGCATGTTGCACGCCGGCGTCCTCATGAAGCTCGGACATTTCTCAATTATCCGCGTGGCCTTCGAGATTCTCCCGGAAACAACGCGGGAGCTCATGCCCATGGCAGCCGTGCTCTGCATGTTCAGTATCGTCTACGGCGGGTTCGTCGCGTACTACGCGAAAGACACCAAGTATGTCATCGGCTATTCCAGCTCCAGCCACATGGGTTATGTGTTTCTTGGCATGGCCGCCCTGGATTACATCAGCCTCAGCGGCGCGGTGATCTACATGTTCGCCCACGCGATGGCCACGGGCATGCTCTTCTCCATGGCCGGTTGGGTCTACGATCAAACTCACACGCGCGATATTCCCTCACTCGGGGGGCTGTCCAATAAGATGCCCTTTATCTCCGCCTGCTTCGTGGTGGGATGCATGGCCTCCATCGGCATGCCAGGCACGATCAATTTCATCGCGGAAGTGATGATCATCGTGGGCAGCTGGAACAAGTATCCGCTACAGGTCATTGTCGCCGTGCTCGGAATCGTGTTGACGATGGCCTATCTCTTTAAGATGATGCGAAGCCTGTTCTATGGCCCGATGGACCAGAAATACAGTCACTCGCATGATGCGGTGGCGTTCGTGGACCGTCTCCCGCTTTTAATCATGATTTCCGTCAGTGTGGGATTCGGACTCTTCCCCATGCACCTGTACAACGTGGTTCGCTCAGGGGTCGATCCGCTCATTGCCAGAATTACTCACGTCGTGCCCGTGGCCGAACTGCAGGCTCCGGAGACATCGGCAACCTCACTGCCTGAACAGTTGGCGGCCCGTGGCGCACAGCTACCTGACTCGCGCGTGGCTCAATAG
- a CDS encoding response regulator codes for MTTPLRLLQLEDNPADAELILATLNEGGIPCETIRVDRRDTFVDTLKAGKIDLILADYSLPGFDGITALALAQQLRPDIPFIFVSGTLGEELAIDAMHRGATDYILKQRLGRLVPSLQRAIRELQERQERARVEEALRQSEKQLRQAQKMEAVGRLAGGLAHDFNNLLTVIMGHAQVLLNDMTTEHPFRNKIEEMQKAGDRAATLIRQLLTFSRKQPSTPKVLSVNPLITNFETMMRRLIGEDLELTLALAPQDLRISADPAQIEQVLMNLVVNARDAMPKGGRLRIETSQVELTRTPMYHAQLPALGTFVKLSVSDTGVGMLPDTLTHIFEPFFTTKEEGKGTGLGLSTVFGIVTQSGGGLDVTSLIGQGSRFDVYFPAVRSHPDPTAPDQAPRSSNRGRETILLVEDDASVRDLVRDELKKLGYRVLESKNGLEACLAATQQVGNYQLLLTDVVMPGMSGTELAQHLRILKPDLRILFISGYADDVGIGATDQLSDYLQKPFTPEALSQRIRQLLDLTPLPQNGSPRKEASTSHAS; via the coding sequence GTGACGACCCCGCTGAGACTCCTCCAACTTGAGGACAACCCCGCCGACGCCGAATTGATCCTGGCGACCCTCAACGAGGGCGGCATTCCGTGTGAGACCATCCGGGTTGATCGGCGGGACACGTTTGTCGACACGTTGAAAGCAGGAAAGATCGACCTGATCCTGGCGGATTACTCACTGCCCGGATTCGATGGGATCACCGCCCTTGCTCTCGCGCAACAACTCAGGCCCGATATCCCATTCATCTTCGTCTCCGGAACCCTCGGCGAGGAATTGGCCATCGACGCCATGCATCGAGGCGCCACCGACTACATTTTAAAGCAGCGCCTCGGACGGCTCGTGCCGTCACTCCAACGTGCCATCAGGGAATTGCAGGAACGGCAGGAGCGCGCCCGCGTTGAAGAAGCTCTGCGACAAAGCGAGAAGCAACTCCGGCAAGCACAAAAGATGGAAGCCGTCGGCCGCCTGGCCGGAGGGCTCGCGCACGATTTTAACAATCTCCTCACCGTCATCATGGGCCATGCCCAGGTCCTGCTCAACGACATGACGACGGAACACCCCTTCCGAAACAAGATCGAAGAAATGCAAAAGGCGGGCGACCGGGCCGCGACGCTGATCCGCCAACTCCTCACATTCAGCCGCAAACAACCATCGACTCCCAAAGTACTGAGCGTGAATCCGCTGATCACCAATTTTGAAACAATGATGCGCCGGCTGATCGGTGAAGATCTTGAACTCACCCTCGCCCTGGCGCCTCAGGATCTCCGCATCAGCGCCGATCCAGCCCAGATTGAGCAAGTCCTCATGAACCTCGTTGTGAATGCGCGGGATGCCATGCCCAAGGGAGGCAGGCTGAGAATCGAAACTTCGCAGGTCGAGTTGACACGGACGCCGATGTATCATGCCCAGCTTCCTGCGCTCGGAACATTCGTCAAACTCAGCGTGTCAGATACCGGAGTCGGGATGCTGCCCGATACCCTCACCCATATCTTCGAACCGTTTTTCACCACCAAAGAGGAAGGGAAAGGCACCGGCCTGGGGCTGTCGACCGTGTTTGGTATTGTCACCCAGAGTGGCGGGGGCCTCGATGTGACCAGCCTGATCGGGCAAGGCAGTCGCTTCGACGTGTATTTCCCCGCGGTCCGATCACATCCCGATCCAACTGCGCCCGACCAAGCCCCTCGTTCATCAAACCGGGGACGTGAAACTATCCTCCTCGTCGAAGACGACGCCTCCGTCCGCGACCTCGTCCGGGACGAACTCAAAAAGCTCGGCTATCGCGTATTGGAATCCAAAAACGGACTGGAAGCCTGCCTGGCCGCCACACAGCAGGTCGGCAATTATCAGCTGCTCCTCACCGATGTGGTCATGCCCGGCATGAGCGGGACAGAACTGGCCCAACATCTGCGCATCCTCAAGCCAGACCTCAGAATTCTCTTCATATCGGGTTATGCCGATGACGTCGGCATCGGGGCGACCGATCAGCTGAGCGACTACCTCCAGAAACCGTTTACGCCAGAAGCCCTGAGCCAACGGATTCGCCAGCTCCTCGATCTGACGCCGCTCCCACAGAACGGTTCGCCGCGGAAGGAAGCCTCCACTTCTCACGCATCGTAA
- a CDS encoding YbgA family protein encodes MTTAPLRLGISRCLLGDEVRFDGGHKRDNFLTDVLGPYVEWVPVCPEVEAGLGTPREAMRLVGDPAHPRLLTIKSGRDHTRVLEKMTTGRLAELGNLDLSGYVFKSGSPSCGVERVRVYTDQARPSHHGLGIFARAFTEHFPLIPVEEEGRLGDASLRENFIERVFCYRRYQDLLHNGVTRQALVRFHTIHKYLLLAHSTQHYHALGRLVGQAEHYRPKELAFKYGELFMEALAVKATVRKHVNVLQHILGYFKTTLGVSQKAELLGVISDYHQGLTPLIVPITLIKHYVGLFDVGYIREQVYLNPHPKELLLRNHV; translated from the coding sequence ATGACGACGGCGCCGCTTCGCCTCGGGATCAGCCGCTGTCTGCTCGGAGACGAAGTCCGGTTCGACGGAGGGCATAAGCGCGATAACTTTCTGACCGATGTGCTCGGTCCTTACGTGGAATGGGTTCCGGTCTGTCCGGAGGTTGAAGCAGGACTGGGGACGCCTCGCGAGGCGATGCGGTTGGTGGGCGATCCGGCGCATCCCCGCCTTCTGACCATCAAGAGCGGGCGAGACCATACGCGGGTGTTGGAAAAAATGACTACGGGCCGCCTAGCGGAACTAGGGAATCTGGATTTATCCGGGTACGTCTTTAAGAGCGGTTCGCCAAGCTGCGGGGTCGAGCGGGTTCGCGTCTATACGGACCAGGCGAGGCCGAGCCACCATGGCCTCGGGATATTTGCGCGGGCCTTTACCGAGCACTTTCCGCTGATTCCGGTCGAGGAGGAAGGGCGGCTCGGTGATGCGTCGTTGAGAGAGAATTTTATCGAACGAGTCTTTTGCTATCGCCGCTATCAGGATCTGCTCCACAACGGAGTCACGAGGCAGGCGTTGGTTCGATTTCACACGATCCACAAGTATCTGTTGCTGGCCCATAGTACACAGCACTATCACGCTCTCGGTCGCCTGGTCGGCCAAGCGGAGCACTATCGACCCAAGGAGCTGGCCTTCAAGTATGGGGAACTGTTTATGGAGGCGCTAGCTGTGAAGGCGACGGTCCGCAAGCATGTCAATGTGCTGCAACACATTCTGGGCTACTTCAAGACAACGTTGGGGGTTTCGCAAAAAGCAGAGTTGTTGGGCGTGATCAGTGATTACCATCAGGGTCTGACGCCATTGATCGTGCCGATCACGCTGATCAAACATTATGTGGGCCTCTTCGACGTCGGCTATATCCGTGAGCAGGTCTATCTCAATCCGCATCCGAAGGAACTCCTGTTGCGCAATCATGTGTAG
- a CDS encoding cryptochrome/photolyase family protein, which translates to MRGLVWFRRDLRLHDQPALTAACQECDEVLPLFVFDEPLLQSREFGSACVNFMLGCLHELSTSLAGRGLVLQWRRGEPVEAVVQAARESKAEVVYWNRDYEPAAIERDRRVQLALAEQGIRTQTFTDHVVFETEEIRGATGDPLQRYSAYRARWWAKWQAAKPSPLASPKPKASTVVPSRSAPRPFPSPVELGYDRVVPWIDPGEREAQRRLQEFLGNAIHTYGDGRNRPGVDGSSRLSPHFRFGTLSVRTAVHEALAALAQGGRVSRADVLIWIDELVWREFFQQVLAAFPWVVAGPFRAVAVPPVREPGLERDRLFQAWCQGRTGFPIVDAGMRQLHQTGWMHNRVRMIVASFLIKDLRIDWQSGERYFMQQLLDADVGANNGNWQWCAGTGTDAMPGYRIFNPALQSKKFDREGLYIRAYVPELAKVTGKWIHEPHLMTPDEQDRAGCRIGVDYPAPLVDHAQARREYLDLGKQQVMR; encoded by the coding sequence ATGCGTGGTCTGGTCTGGTTCAGGCGAGATCTTCGACTGCACGATCAACCGGCGCTGACGGCGGCCTGTCAGGAGTGCGATGAGGTCCTGCCGCTTTTTGTGTTTGATGAACCGCTGCTCCAGTCCCGTGAGTTCGGATCCGCCTGTGTGAACTTCATGCTGGGCTGTCTCCATGAACTTTCGACATCACTGGCCGGGCGAGGACTCGTGTTGCAGTGGCGACGGGGTGAACCTGTAGAAGCAGTGGTGCAGGCCGCGCGGGAATCGAAGGCCGAGGTCGTCTATTGGAATCGCGACTATGAGCCTGCTGCGATTGAACGTGACCGCCGGGTGCAACTCGCGCTTGCTGAGCAGGGCATCCGTACTCAGACATTCACCGATCATGTGGTCTTTGAGACGGAGGAAATCCGAGGCGCCACAGGAGACCCGTTGCAGCGGTACAGTGCCTATCGTGCGCGCTGGTGGGCCAAGTGGCAGGCTGCGAAACCGTCACCGCTGGCGAGCCCCAAGCCCAAGGCATCGACCGTGGTTCCATCGCGATCCGCCCCGCGTCCTTTTCCTTCTCCGGTAGAGCTGGGGTATGACCGGGTTGTCCCATGGATTGATCCGGGCGAGCGAGAGGCGCAGAGGCGGCTACAGGAGTTTCTCGGCAACGCTATCCACACGTATGGTGATGGGAGAAACCGTCCCGGTGTAGATGGGAGTTCGCGTCTCTCTCCGCATTTCCGTTTCGGCACACTGTCGGTCCGCACCGCTGTTCATGAAGCTCTGGCCGCTCTCGCGCAAGGCGGGCGGGTGTCGAGGGCGGACGTGCTCATCTGGATTGATGAACTGGTCTGGAGAGAATTCTTTCAGCAGGTGCTCGCAGCTTTTCCCTGGGTGGTGGCGGGTCCGTTCCGCGCCGTGGCGGTTCCCCCTGTCCGCGAACCGGGGCTTGAACGGGACCGGTTGTTTCAGGCCTGGTGTCAGGGACGAACCGGGTTTCCGATCGTGGATGCGGGCATGCGGCAGCTGCATCAGACGGGATGGATGCATAATCGAGTGCGGATGATTGTGGCCTCGTTCCTGATCAAAGATCTGCGGATCGACTGGCAGAGCGGCGAGCGGTATTTTATGCAGCAGTTGCTGGATGCCGATGTGGGCGCCAACAACGGCAATTGGCAATGGTGCGCCGGGACCGGCACGGATGCGATGCCCGGGTATCGCATTTTCAATCCGGCACTGCAAAGCAAGAAGTTCGATCGGGAGGGCCTCTACATCCGTGCGTATGTACCGGAACTGGCGAAGGTGACGGGCAAATGGATTCATGAGCCGCACCTGATGACGCCCGATGAACAGGACCGGGCCGGATGCCGGATCGGTGTCGACTATCCCGCGCCGCTGGTGGATCATGCGCAGGCCCGCCGAGAATATTTGGATCTCGGCAAGCAACAGGTGATGAGATGA
- a CDS encoding sirohydrochlorin chelatase, with product MSNSVRGVILVGHGGIPKGCPQELVTKLKRLEGQRRTAKQPPSTEELELDAKIRQWPRTPETDPYQAGLEAVAAQLRANLGDVLFAVAYNEFCAPTLEVSVAELVKQGATHITVATTMFTPGGSHSEVEIPEILDHLRPQYPGVELRYAWPFDLQLVANTLAEQVKRFS from the coding sequence ATGTCGAATTCGGTGAGGGGTGTCATTCTCGTTGGCCACGGCGGCATTCCCAAGGGCTGTCCGCAGGAATTGGTGACGAAGCTCAAGCGGTTGGAAGGTCAGCGGCGCACGGCCAAGCAACCGCCGTCGACGGAAGAATTGGAGCTGGATGCCAAGATCCGCCAGTGGCCGAGAACGCCGGAGACGGATCCCTATCAAGCGGGACTTGAAGCGGTGGCGGCGCAGTTACGCGCCAATTTAGGGGATGTCTTATTTGCTGTGGCCTACAACGAGTTCTGTGCACCGACATTGGAAGTGTCGGTAGCGGAACTTGTTAAGCAGGGCGCGACTCACATTACCGTCGCCACCACAATGTTTACGCCGGGTGGCTCCCATTCAGAAGTGGAGATTCCTGAAATCCTCGATCATTTGCGGCCCCAGTATCCAGGAGTCGAACTGCGTTACGCTTGGCCGTTCGATCTTCAGCTGGTCGCGAATACCTTGGCGGAGCAGGTGAAACGCTTTTCATGA
- a CDS encoding sensor histidine kinase, producing MDTVPSDRPPLPPIAGDPPQDTGPTQAPNQPHPAKQTLVMRFRELTIERRILAGFSLVFIGILIIGAVSYRNTTVLVENSRLDTNSHDLLQLLNNVDVAMDEAENNHRRYLVTGEVIYLKSFRTLTEQKPAYVKYLKELTAGLPLQEGRVETLQKLIEQQINAETGAIAKRDKGGFEAVRRIALEGAAKRELTAIHRIIGEMEVDERQSVRRRLSESTLSTTNTIVLLALGALLQLVLLASVYYLIRHDITARRKVAAELQLRGELLEAANKELEAFSYSVSHDLRAPLRHIDGYASLLRKSVGDTLNEKAARYLQTISDSAKQMGQLIDDLLVFSRMGRQEMLHTTVNLDQLIKTILYDLRLDLQGREISWTIDTLPEVPGDPAMLRQVFVNLISNAIKFTNTRPLAKIAIGLERKSAGEITVFVRDNGVGFDMQYLGKLFGVFQRLHRADEFEGTGIGLANVRRIVHRHGGRVWAEGIPDQGATFFVTLPTRRPRT from the coding sequence ATGGACACAGTGCCGAGCGATCGACCGCCGCTGCCTCCGATCGCCGGAGATCCCCCCCAGGACACAGGCCCAACCCAGGCCCCCAACCAGCCACATCCGGCCAAGCAGACCTTGGTCATGCGGTTTCGCGAACTCACCATTGAACGACGAATTCTGGCAGGATTCAGCCTCGTCTTTATCGGCATTCTTATTATCGGGGCCGTGTCCTATCGCAATACGACCGTCCTGGTCGAGAACAGCCGGTTGGACACGAACAGCCACGATCTCCTCCAACTGTTGAATAACGTCGATGTGGCGATGGATGAGGCAGAAAACAATCATCGCCGTTATCTTGTCACCGGAGAAGTCATCTACCTAAAGAGCTTTCGCACGCTCACGGAGCAGAAACCGGCCTATGTGAAGTATCTGAAAGAGCTTACCGCCGGGCTCCCACTGCAAGAGGGACGAGTTGAAACACTGCAGAAACTGATCGAGCAGCAAATCAATGCGGAAACGGGAGCGATCGCCAAACGGGATAAGGGAGGCTTCGAAGCCGTCCGTCGCATCGCACTAGAAGGCGCCGCGAAACGCGAGCTCACAGCCATTCACCGCATTATCGGGGAAATGGAAGTCGACGAACGTCAGAGTGTACGCCGCCGTCTCAGTGAATCGACACTCAGCACCACCAATACGATTGTGCTGCTCGCCTTAGGGGCGCTCCTTCAACTGGTGCTCCTCGCCTCTGTGTATTACCTCATCCGGCACGACATTACTGCGCGCCGAAAGGTGGCCGCGGAACTCCAGCTGCGTGGTGAACTCCTTGAAGCGGCCAATAAAGAGCTTGAGGCCTTCAGTTACTCGGTCTCGCACGACCTCCGTGCGCCGCTTCGCCACATCGATGGCTATGCCTCGCTGCTCCGTAAATCGGTCGGCGACACCTTGAATGAGAAGGCTGCGCGCTACCTCCAAACCATTTCCGACTCCGCCAAACAAATGGGCCAACTCATTGACGACCTGCTCGTATTTTCCCGCATGGGGCGCCAAGAAATGCTCCACACGACGGTCAATCTCGACCAGCTGATCAAAACCATCCTTTACGATTTACGTCTTGACTTGCAAGGACGAGAAATATCCTGGACAATCGACACACTGCCGGAGGTACCGGGCGATCCCGCCATGCTTCGTCAGGTATTTGTGAATCTGATTTCTAATGCGATCAAGTTTACCAACACCCGACCTCTCGCGAAGATCGCCATCGGCCTTGAGCGGAAGAGCGCAGGGGAAATCACCGTCTTTGTCCGGGACAATGGAGTAGGGTTCGATATGCAATATCTCGGCAAACTCTTCGGCGTCTTCCAGCGGCTGCACCGGGCAGACGAATTTGAAGGAACCGGCATCGGCCTCGCCAATGTGCGTCGCATCGTCCATCGCCACGGAGGGCGGGTGTGGGCTGAAGGCATCCCCGATCAAGGCGCGACGTTCTTTGTCACCCTCCCAACTAGGAGACCTCGAACATGA
- a CDS encoding rhodanese-like domain-containing protein, translating to MQRWKWILMGALLLSSLAVTGQVWSYHSYLLTVQQLQAGLTKASTPDKKGFVLVDVRSPEEHRAGMIPGTDLNIDFREMKARHQELGAQLDEHIVVYCQSGHRSNIAAETLADLGYRHVYNVSGSMNAWMEAGYQVVQPGR from the coding sequence ATGCAACGATGGAAATGGATACTCATGGGCGCGCTTCTGCTGAGTAGTCTCGCGGTGACCGGTCAGGTGTGGTCATACCATTCTTACCTGCTGACCGTCCAGCAGCTGCAAGCGGGACTGACCAAAGCTTCAACCCCAGACAAGAAGGGATTTGTGTTGGTGGATGTGAGGAGTCCGGAGGAGCACCGAGCCGGGATGATTCCCGGTACCGACTTGAATATTGATTTCCGTGAGATGAAAGCCAGACATCAAGAGCTCGGTGCTCAGTTAGATGAGCACATTGTCGTGTATTGCCAGTCCGGTCATCGCAGTAACATTGCGGCAGAAACGCTGGCCGATCTGGGCTATCGGCATGTCTACAATGTGTCGGGAAGCATGAATGCCTGGATGGAGGCGGGATATCAGGTCGTGCAGCCGGGACGTTAG
- the pyrE gene encoding orotate phosphoribosyltransferase, with protein sequence MREQLAKAFHETHSFKWDPQSGFKLASGLMSPFYVDCRALMAHPDARRLVGQLAYDALRDISLDCLGGLEIGAISIATTISDYAFTAQPARDWRTFVVRKQAKDHGLGKLIEGAYKPGERALIVDDVLTSGGSLLKAVAAARGAGLTVTHALVIVDRQEQDGCKKVEVEGLTVVSLLTIDDLTRAHGAQRKG encoded by the coding sequence GTGCGGGAGCAACTAGCCAAAGCGTTTCACGAGACGCACTCCTTTAAGTGGGATCCCCAGAGCGGGTTCAAGCTGGCGTCGGGGCTTATGAGTCCTTTCTATGTCGATTGTCGTGCGCTCATGGCGCACCCGGACGCACGCCGTCTGGTTGGACAACTGGCCTATGACGCGCTCAGAGACATTTCGCTGGATTGTCTGGGCGGGTTGGAGATCGGGGCGATCTCCATTGCCACGACCATTTCCGACTATGCCTTTACGGCTCAACCGGCTCGCGATTGGCGGACCTTCGTGGTTCGCAAACAGGCCAAGGACCACGGGTTGGGGAAGCTGATCGAAGGGGCCTACAAGCCTGGCGAGCGAGCGCTCATTGTGGATGATGTGTTGACCAGCGGTGGGTCGCTCTTAAAGGCGGTTGCGGCGGCACGAGGGGCTGGGTTGACCGTCACTCATGCTCTGGTGATTGTTGACCGGCAGGAGCAGGACGGATGTAAGAAAGTTGAAGTCGAAGGACTCACGGTGGTCAGTCTTCTGACGATCGACGATCTGACCAGGGCCCACGGAGCTCAGCGTAAAGGCTGA
- a CDS encoding NADH-quinone oxidoreductase subunit N yields MNFELNMTIADLLLLLPEIFLILWLCLVLIVDFSFPRLPKEQIGYLSVVGLVVTLGCLAWFDLTHISGALFGNMFVLDRMAIFFKMFILGASILVILASIEYVNRFAFFRGEYYFLIVMSALGMMFMASANDLLSLFVTLEFSTFGFYVLVAYLREDLASNEAGLKFFILGVFAAGLLAYGISLVYGETGKLVFSDMASAPATPGLIVGFLLIFAALGFKIGAVPFHTWVPDTYHGAPTPVTAFLSIAPKGAAIAILLRLFFVALFTFKPMWVLLLAAVSVLSMTYANIVAIAQTNIKRLLAYSGIAQIGNVLIGMAAGTKMGNDAILFYLLTYLFANIGAFAVVIAMSQAIGSEEINDYSGLNRRSPFLAFSMLLFLLSLAGVPPLAGFIGKIYIFVAAIKEGLYTLITVGLVNIVISMYYYLIVVKKMYIAEPIDPSPIRISGPMKAVVYVGLAGTLLIGIYPQPFIDWVVSATMMFSHLPPTPAATALPPIPPLGG; encoded by the coding sequence ATGAACTTTGAACTCAATATGACGATAGCCGATCTCCTCCTGCTGTTGCCGGAGATCTTCCTGATCCTGTGGCTTTGCCTGGTCTTGATTGTCGACTTTTCCTTTCCCCGGCTCCCGAAGGAACAAATCGGCTACTTGAGCGTCGTGGGGCTCGTCGTCACCCTGGGCTGCCTCGCCTGGTTCGACTTGACGCATATCTCCGGGGCCCTCTTCGGCAACATGTTTGTGCTCGATCGCATGGCCATCTTCTTTAAGATGTTTATCCTTGGCGCGAGCATTCTCGTCATCCTTGCCTCCATTGAATACGTCAACCGCTTTGCCTTTTTTCGTGGGGAGTACTATTTCCTCATCGTCATGTCCGCCCTCGGCATGATGTTTATGGCCTCCGCCAACGATTTACTGTCTCTCTTCGTCACGCTGGAGTTTTCCACCTTCGGATTCTATGTGCTCGTGGCCTACCTGCGCGAAGACCTCGCCTCGAATGAAGCTGGTCTCAAGTTCTTTATTCTTGGTGTTTTTGCCGCCGGTCTCCTGGCCTACGGAATCAGCCTGGTCTACGGGGAAACCGGCAAGTTGGTCTTTTCAGATATGGCCTCGGCACCGGCCACGCCAGGCTTGATCGTCGGCTTCCTGTTGATCTTCGCGGCTCTCGGTTTCAAAATCGGGGCCGTTCCATTCCATACCTGGGTTCCCGACACCTATCATGGCGCGCCCACGCCCGTAACAGCATTCCTCTCCATCGCGCCGAAGGGCGCCGCCATCGCCATCCTGCTCCGGTTGTTCTTCGTGGCCCTGTTCACCTTTAAGCCGATGTGGGTGCTCTTGCTCGCGGCCGTCTCCGTCCTGTCGATGACCTATGCGAACATCGTGGCTATAGCCCAAACGAATATTAAGCGCCTCCTGGCCTATTCAGGCATTGCCCAAATCGGAAACGTCCTCATCGGGATGGCAGCGGGCACCAAGATGGGCAACGATGCGATCCTGTTTTATCTGCTGACCTATTTGTTTGCGAACATCGGCGCCTTCGCGGTCGTGATCGCCATGAGTCAGGCCATCGGCAGTGAAGAAATCAACGATTACAGCGGCCTCAATCGCCGATCGCCGTTTTTGGCCTTCTCCATGCTGCTCTTTCTCCTGTCACTGGCCGGCGTGCCACCCTTAGCCGGGTTTATCGGCAAGATCTATATCTTTGTAGCCGCCATCAAAGAAGGGCTCTATACCCTCATTACCGTCGGGCTCGTGAATATCGTCATTTCCATGTACTACTACCTGATTGTCGTAAAGAAGATGTACATCGCCGAGCCGATTGACCCGTCACCCATTCGGATTTCTGGTCCGATGAAGGCCGTGGTGTATGTCGGCCTTGCCGGAACGCTGTTGATCGGAATCTATCCTCAACCCTTCATCGACTGGGTGGTCTCTGCCACGATGATGTTCTCCCATCTCCCACCGACACCAGCCGCGACCGCGCTCCCTCCGATTCCCCCTCTCGGGGGCTAA